GATCCTGGCCAGCACCCCGGTACCTGTGGTGCCCATGGCCCTGCGCGGCCTGTGGGGCAGCTTCTTCAGCCACCAGGGCAAGGGCGCCTTCAAACCCGGCAAGGGGCGCTTCTGGTCCAAGGTGGAGCTGGTGGCCGAGCCGGCCCTGGCTGGCGCCGAGGTCAAGGCCGAGGCCTTGGAAACCCAGGTCAGGGCCCTGCGGGGAGACTGGGCTTAGGTGACAAATGTCTCAGCGATCACAAAATCACCGAAAAGAGGCAACAAGGAAAATAGATTTGTCAGAATTGCCTGATATACGCTGAACCAGGGCAGGACATGCCCCCGGGCCCTCCCCCTCGGGCCCAGGACAAAAAGGGACCAAGCGATGCGATATAGCCTAGGTGATTTCTCAGTGGATACCCGCCACCTCAAACTGGGGCGGGAAGGGGCCATGGTGGGGTTGGATGCCCGCATGGCAAAGCTGCTGGACCTGCTCTTTGCCGCCTACCCGCAAAGCTGTAGCCGCAGCTTCCTGCTGGAGCGGCTCTGGCCTGACACCGTGGTGTCGGACTGGTCCCTGTCCCGGCTGGTCAGCGACTTTCGCAAACTCTGCCAGGACAACGGCCAGCAACAACCCCTGATCCAAACCCTCAAGGGCCGGGGTTACCGCCTCGACAGCCTGGTCTGGGAAGCCCAGCAAGGGTCTGCTGCCCCGGCCATCAGCGCCAGGGGGCGCTGGCGGCTGCCGACCTTGGCCAGCCTTGGGGCCCTGGTATTGGCCATGGCCGCCGGGCTGGGTTGGCAAAAAATCCCTTCCGCCCCGCTGCAAATAGGCGAACCGGCCGACGCCCTTGGGCGCATCCTCTGGGTCGACGACCACCCCGAAAACAACACCACCGAGCGCCGTTACCTGCAAGCCAAGGGCATCGGGACCTACACAGCCCGCAGCACCGAAGAAGCCCTGACCATACTGGCCATGCACAACCATGACGCGGTGATCACCGACATGGGCCGTGGGGACGACGTGCTGGCCGGCATGCGCCTGGTGGAAGCCATGCGCGAGCGGGGAGACAAAACCCCGGTGTTTGTCTACACCATACTGCCCTCCCACACCAAGGTGCGGCTGGTACAGGAAAAGGGGGCCCAGGGTATCGCCTTTGACTCGGCCAGCCTTTACCAGCAGATATTGCCGCTCTTTGAAGAGCCGACCCAGCCGGCCCTGGCCCTGTCGGCCCTGGAGCGCTGACAGGCCAGGCTCTCCCCATCAAGCCGCCCCAGGGCGGCTTTTTTGCGCCCCTGCCCGGCCCTGGCGCACCTTATGGCGCCCCTGTCCTTGCAGTTGGCGCCGCTCTGGTTCATGTTGTTGGCCGACCCGGCCCAGCGGGCCCAGCAAAATAAGAGGAAACACCTCATGAGAAAATCCACCCT
This window of the Gallaecimonas xiamenensis 3-C-1 genome carries:
- a CDS encoding winged helix-turn-helix domain-containing protein; its protein translation is MRYSLGDFSVDTRHLKLGREGAMVGLDARMAKLLDLLFAAYPQSCSRSFLLERLWPDTVVSDWSLSRLVSDFRKLCQDNGQQQPLIQTLKGRGYRLDSLVWEAQQGSAAPAISARGRWRLPTLASLGALVLAMAAGLGWQKIPSAPLQIGEPADALGRILWVDDHPENNTTERRYLQAKGIGTYTARSTEEALTILAMHNHDAVITDMGRGDDVLAGMRLVEAMRERGDKTPVFVYTILPSHTKVRLVQEKGAQGIAFDSASLYQQILPLFEEPTQPALALSALER